AATCGAGCGGCGAATCTCGGCCAACCCTAGCGGCGAATCCCGCCGGGAGGAGCCGGCGGGATTCGCCGCCGAAGGCAAAGCGCTGCGAGAGGGAATGTCAGATGTGCCGAATCGGCGTCCATCCGCGCGAATCCGCCCGGCGGAAGGCTTCACCACAAGGGACACGAAGGCAGCACGAAGGGTTCTCAGTGGTCAGTGGTCAGTGGGCAGTGGCCGGTGGTCGAATCAGAGTTCGCAGATCACAGTTCGCAGATCACCCGATCAGGCGATTCATTCTCTCCCGGTTCTCATTGACCTTCCTTCCCGCGTTGATTACACTCGCCTGTTCGCTGGGGATCGGTTTTTTCGGAATGGCTGAAACACGACGCGTGGGTGTGGTGCTGTTCCAGCTGGGTGGGCCGGACAGCCCGGAGGCGATTGAGCCGTTTCTGTTCAATCTCTTCTCGGATCCGGACATCATTGATTTTCCATTTGCCCGCCTGGGGCGGCGTCCGCTGGCCAAGCTGATCTCCACTACCCGCGCCCGCAAGGTCTCCCACCACTACGCTGCCATCGGAGGCTGCTCGCCCATCCGCCGCAACACCGAGCGGCAGGCTTGCGCTCTGGAAGCGGTTCTCAATGGCGAAGCGCCCGATTCTTTCGGAGGGGCACGAGTTTACTCGTGCCGACCGGGCCATTCCCATCACCCGGCTTTAGCGGCTGAGGAACTGACTTTCAAGGTTGTAGTGGCCATGCGCTACTGGCATCCGTTCACGGCGGAGGCCATTGAGGAACTGGAGGCTTTCGGCTGCGACGAGATCGTGCTCCTGCCGCTGTATCCGCAGTATTCCTCGACTACGACCGGCAGCAGTTTGAATGAGTGGGAGCGGCGGTGGAGTGAACGTTTCCCAGGGGCTAAAGCCCTTTCTCAAAAGAGCCGCAACGGCGCGGCTCAAGCCGCGCCCTTTCAAAGCAATCAGGCAAGGAACGGCATTCCGGTGCATGTCGTCCGCGAGTTCTACGCGTGCGGATCGTATCTGGACGCGGTGGCGGAAAAGATCGAAGCCACCCTGGCCCAGTTCCCTTCCCCGGAAGACGCGGAGATCGTGTTCAGCGCGCACTCGGTTCCCATGAGCGTGATCGAGAAGGGCGACCCGTATCAGCGCCAGATAGAAGATACGGTCGAGCGGGTGATGGCGCTGGGCGGCTGGCGGAACCGTCACCGGCTCTGCTACCAGAGCAAGGTGGGGGCCAGCCGGTGGCTGCA
This portion of the Terriglobales bacterium genome encodes:
- the hemH gene encoding ferrochelatase — protein: SSGESRPTLAANPAGRSRRDSPPKAKRCERECQMCRIGVHPRESARRKASPQGTRRQHEGFSVVSGQWAVAGGRIRVRRSQFADHPIRRFILSRFSLTFLPALITLACSLGIGFFGMAETRRVGVVLFQLGGPDSPEAIEPFLFNLFSDPDIIDFPFARLGRRPLAKLISTTRARKVSHHYAAIGGCSPIRRNTERQACALEAVLNGEAPDSFGGARVYSCRPGHSHHPALAAEELTFKVVVAMRYWHPFTAEAIEELEAFGCDEIVLLPLYPQYSSTTTGSSLNEWERRWSERFPGAKALSQKSRNGAAQAAPFQSNQARNGIPVHVVREFYACGSYLDAVAEKIEATLAQFPSPEDAEIVFSAHSVPMSVIEKGDPYQRQIEDTVERVMALGGWRNRHRLCYQSKVGASRWLQPSLRATVRELAAAGVGQVCVVPISFVSDHVETLGEIDHEARELAGSLGIREFRMTPGLNDSPRFIAALAGLVREQIQNEKSEMRNEETRLVAAD